The Coccidioides posadasii str. Silveira chromosome 2, complete sequence genomic interval CTAGTTTCTGGTGATGGGCCTTCTGCTCACAAATTGGCTTGCTCCGTGCGACACTCTTCGAAACCTTCATCGATttctccgtactccgtagttattTTGCTCCTCGCCTTGTAATTATATTCCTCCGCTCAGTGGGATGAATGGGCGCGTGCAATTGAGAAAGGAAAAACGCGGCGCCAGGAACCTCCGCCCCCACGTGAGCCGAGCCTTGTAGGTTCACAGCCATCAATCATCACACCCTCAGCACCACCGTATCAAATCACTGCTTCCattcattttttttattttattttatttttttttttccatccATTTCATCTCCCTTTCACCTCTCTCTTCCTTTACGCTGTTCTCCTCACCTTGTTATTATATCCCACCTCTTACCTTTCGCCGGTTCGATCCGAAACGCAGCCGTCAACCATTACTGTAAGATTGCCGTCGGCGTCTATATCCTCGTCCAGCCATCATGGCTCCAAACGATCTCTCAACCGCCATAACCAACAGGTCTTTACGGACCATCAAAACAGTACGTGGGAATATGCTACGACAATGTTTCGATCATGGTAAGCCCGTCTTTGCTAATCCCAAACCCTCCATAGGAACTGGAATTCCTCTGCGACTCATCCGTTATCACACCTGGCCAACTTTCCTCAATTCTTTCACAACTCCCAAGCCAAACACAGCTACACGCTCCCTTGCCGCAGTCGACGGCGGATACCGGCTTCACGCCTCCCTCAGGTCAGCTGGATAAACTGGCATTGAATGAAAAGAGCTCGGAACAAGATCCTTACTCGGATGTAGTACCTCCACCATCTTACGCATCAGCCCCGCCCGTTCTGTGCATGGCTTCGGCACTCTACGCATACACACCAACCGACGCAGGTGATTTGGCCTTACAAGCCAACGACCGGATTCAAGTTCTTGAACACATGAACAACGACTGTACGTTGCAACAAATCTATAGATAATCCTCGCCGATTCTCATGTGCTAACACTCTCGTTCAGGGTGGCGTGGTAGGAACGAGCGAACGAGTATGGAGGGTATTTTCCCAAGAACATACGTTACCATTATCGATGAGAAACCGGCAGCCATCCCTCCACAACCGACAAACTACGGAAACATGCCACTCGAAGTTGCAAACTCCGGCTCAAGCAGCCAGGCAGGAAGGAAACCAAGCAAATTCGAAGAAAATGGAAAGAAGTTTGGCAAGAAGATGGGCAATGCTGGTACGTTTCTCCCATCGAGCAACCCTTTTTTGGAATAAGGAATCAGTTTATCTTACTCTATGCTAGCTATCTTTGGCGCGGGTG includes:
- a CDS encoding uncharacterized protein (EggNog:ENOG410PPWP~COG:T~BUSCO:14695at33183), with product MAPNDLSTAITNRSLRTIKTELEFLCDSSVITPGQLSSILSQLPSQTQLHAPLPQSTADTGFTPPSVPPPSYASAPPVLCMASALYAYTPTDAGDLALQANDRIQVLEHMNNDWWRGRNERTSMEGIFPRTYVTIIDEKPAAIPPQPTNYGNMPLEVANSGSSSQAGRKPSKFEENGKKFGKKMGNAAIFGAGATIGSNIVNGIF